In the Mycolicibacterium chubuense NBB4 genome, one interval contains:
- a CDS encoding FAS1-like dehydratase domain-containing protein — protein sequence MADPSLIGTHLGTTTFPVDRSKVREFALSLDDDDPIYQDVAAARAAGFGAIPAPATFVVSSAHWRADDDMFGALGLDLRRVLHGECGWEYFAPVFVGDELTETRRVSNVTSREGKRGGIMTIVTIETDFTNQRDELVVRQTDVLIETGGSTQ from the coding sequence GTGGCTGATCCCTCGCTCATCGGGACGCACTTGGGCACGACCACGTTCCCCGTCGACCGGTCCAAAGTTCGCGAGTTCGCGCTTTCCCTCGACGACGACGACCCGATCTACCAGGACGTCGCGGCCGCCCGCGCCGCCGGCTTCGGCGCGATCCCCGCTCCGGCGACCTTCGTCGTCTCCTCGGCTCACTGGCGCGCCGACGACGACATGTTCGGCGCCCTCGGCCTCGACCTGCGACGCGTACTGCACGGTGAGTGCGGCTGGGAGTATTTCGCGCCGGTGTTCGTCGGCGACGAGCTCACGGAGACGCGCCGGGTGTCGAACGTGACCAGCCGCGAGGGGAAGCGCGGCGGCATCATGACAATAGTGACGATCGAGACCGACTTCACCAACCAACGCGACGAACTCGTCGTGCGCCAGACCGACGTCTTGATCGAAACCGGAGGCTCCACCCAATGA
- a CDS encoding LLM class flavin-dependent oxidoreductase, which translates to MSTYGVSVLGADLATLVETAEAADLAGFDAAWASEFYSRSGSISMAAMAARTKRCRIGSSILYGVGRSPLVLATEARDLDELSGGRVVLGLGNGTRRMMSDWHGVEDTSAPALRMEELVPLVRRIWNLHEGPVRHEGRFYRMNLVPTGDVAPPKRAIPIITAGVRPRMCEVAGRVADGLAGHPLFTTAYVEEVARPAVVRGAERAGRDPADIEIVSMVICAVHDDPQIARREAAQQIAFYSSVKTYEHVLDVSGFARQGAAIREAFARRDLPAMFAAVTDDMIDAMAVAGTAAEVRDGLRRYEGVLDHIVLYSPSIGVAPERIAENLGNLIRDCAPALAGGKGDQSG; encoded by the coding sequence ATGAGCACGTACGGGGTCTCGGTGCTCGGCGCGGACTTGGCCACCCTTGTCGAGACGGCCGAGGCTGCCGACCTGGCCGGCTTCGACGCCGCCTGGGCCTCGGAGTTCTACTCGCGCTCCGGCTCGATCTCGATGGCCGCGATGGCCGCGCGCACAAAGCGCTGCCGCATCGGGTCGTCGATCCTGTACGGCGTCGGGCGCAGCCCGCTCGTGCTGGCCACCGAGGCGCGTGACCTCGACGAGCTCTCCGGCGGGCGCGTCGTGCTGGGGCTCGGCAACGGCACACGCCGCATGATGAGCGACTGGCACGGCGTGGAGGACACCTCCGCTCCCGCTCTGCGCATGGAGGAGCTGGTCCCGCTCGTGCGTCGGATCTGGAACCTGCACGAGGGCCCCGTGCGCCACGAGGGGCGCTTCTACCGCATGAATCTCGTCCCGACCGGCGACGTCGCGCCGCCGAAGCGAGCGATCCCGATCATCACCGCGGGCGTGCGTCCGCGGATGTGCGAGGTGGCCGGGCGCGTGGCCGACGGGTTGGCTGGTCATCCGCTGTTCACCACGGCTTACGTCGAGGAGGTCGCCCGCCCAGCCGTCGTGCGCGGTGCGGAGCGGGCCGGACGCGATCCCGCCGACATTGAGATCGTCTCGATGGTTATCTGCGCGGTGCACGACGACCCTCAGATCGCACGTCGTGAGGCCGCGCAGCAGATCGCGTTCTACTCCTCGGTGAAGACCTACGAGCACGTTCTCGATGTGAGCGGCTTCGCCAGGCAGGGGGCGGCGATTCGCGAGGCGTTCGCACGGCGCGACCTGCCGGCCATGTTCGCAGCCGTCACCGACGACATGATTGACGCGATGGCCGTGGCCGGTACCGCCGCCGAGGTCCGCGACGGGCTGCGCCGCTACGAGGGCGTGCTGGACCACATCGTTCTGTACTCACCCTCGATAGGGGTCGCGCCCGAACGCATCGCCGAGAACCTCGGCAACCTCATCCGCGATTGTGCGCCGGCGCTCGCCGGTGGGAAAGGTGACCAGAGTGGCTGA
- a CDS encoding Zn-ribbon domain-containing OB-fold protein codes for MTAASSSLDGLHDPEALPPLTDVNRPYFAAAARGELVFQRCANGHPFLYPRLVCPVCHDGELAWETAAGTGEIVSFAPVYRPPWDSFPRSEPYVVVLVRLDEGPQLLATLEGVAPDEVAVGARVRAAFERVNENLGLVRFGPSS; via the coding sequence ATGACCGCAGCTTCGAGTTCCCTCGACGGTCTGCACGATCCTGAGGCGCTGCCGCCGCTGACCGATGTCAACCGGCCCTACTTCGCAGCGGCGGCCCGCGGCGAACTCGTTTTCCAACGGTGCGCGAACGGCCACCCGTTCCTGTACCCGCGGCTGGTGTGTCCCGTCTGCCATGACGGTGAGTTGGCCTGGGAGACCGCGGCGGGCACTGGCGAGATCGTCAGTTTCGCGCCGGTGTACCGCCCCCCGTGGGACTCGTTCCCGCGCAGCGAGCCGTACGTCGTCGTGCTCGTTCGTCTGGACGAGGGGCCGCAGTTGCTGGCCACCCTCGAGGGCGTGGCCCCCGATGAAGTTGCGGTCGGCGCGAGGGTGCGGGCCGCGTTCGAGCGGGTGAACGAGAACCTTGGGCTGGTCCGCTTCGGGCCCTCGTCATGA
- a CDS encoding thiolase family protein: MPHDQPAILGAAELAPGRNVPYTSTELHVRAAVAALADAGVVPDEVDGLVCAGPMTNEGSVFLSEDLMDYLGLHNLKLQMTCQLGGGTHLAMTRMASNVIARGEAETVLVVSAGKFPPIRDGGRELMALVCDHAFEMPYGPSVPALYGLIAQAWMHETGQGKADIAEVTVSQDRWAALNPAAIAHRSQRLSVEDVLASRPIAGPFHFYHCSIPCEGGGALVLGSARRAREGKHRPVHLLGFGEGHTHGFLTSLARPGRTGAARSGPMAFERSGRAPADIDVALLYDAFASNPAMILEEAGFVKPGGAGDFYRDGRADPGGDLPVNTDGGLIRFGHTGTSSGISQILEGYWQLSGRAEGRQVPGADTAFVHSYGSMLCSHVSMVMEGAS; the protein is encoded by the coding sequence ATGCCACATGACCAGCCGGCCATCCTCGGTGCCGCCGAGCTCGCTCCAGGAAGAAACGTTCCGTACACCTCCACTGAATTGCATGTGCGCGCCGCGGTCGCGGCTCTCGCTGACGCAGGGGTGGTCCCAGACGAGGTCGACGGCCTGGTGTGCGCCGGGCCGATGACGAACGAGGGTTCGGTCTTCCTGTCCGAGGACCTGATGGACTATCTCGGTCTGCACAACCTGAAACTTCAGATGACCTGTCAGCTTGGCGGCGGGACTCATCTGGCCATGACGCGCATGGCGAGTAACGTCATCGCCCGGGGCGAGGCCGAGACGGTGCTGGTCGTGTCGGCGGGCAAGTTTCCGCCGATACGCGATGGCGGGCGCGAACTGATGGCGTTGGTCTGTGACCACGCGTTCGAGATGCCCTACGGACCGTCCGTGCCGGCGCTCTACGGTTTGATCGCGCAGGCCTGGATGCACGAGACAGGACAGGGCAAGGCGGACATCGCCGAGGTCACCGTGTCGCAGGACCGGTGGGCGGCGTTGAACCCCGCTGCGATCGCGCATCGCTCGCAACGCCTGAGTGTGGAAGACGTGCTGGCGTCCCGGCCGATCGCCGGGCCGTTCCACTTCTACCACTGCTCGATTCCCTGCGAGGGCGGTGGCGCGCTGGTGCTGGGCTCGGCCCGCCGGGCCCGCGAGGGCAAGCACCGGCCGGTCCACCTGCTCGGGTTTGGAGAGGGTCACACCCACGGGTTCCTGACCTCGCTGGCCCGGCCGGGTCGTACCGGGGCCGCCCGTTCGGGTCCGATGGCCTTCGAGCGCTCCGGACGGGCGCCGGCCGACATCGACGTCGCCTTGCTCTATGACGCCTTCGCCTCCAACCCGGCGATGATCCTTGAGGAGGCGGGCTTCGTGAAGCCCGGCGGGGCAGGCGATTTCTACCGTGACGGGCGCGCTGATCCGGGCGGCGACCTGCCGGTGAACACTGACGGCGGCCTGATCCGGTTCGGGCACACCGGGACCTCCTCTGGCATTTCGCAGATCCTTGAGGGTTACTGGCAGCTGTCCGGTCGCGCCGAGGGCCGTCAGGTGCCCGGGGCGGACACCGCGTTCGTGCACAGCTACGGCTCGATGCTGTGCAGTCACGTCAGCATGGTGATGGAGGGAGCGTCATGA
- a CDS encoding helix-turn-helix domain-containing protein, giving the protein MKLDDSGMPALAFLQMLDSEALGHDASNALRSLMVREHVTESMLVGRDAQVPLRWFREVYPDFDCDQGTRLGFAFAEHAKLTSFGALSVPLVSAGSVAEVVELLAYLPVITTALSPSFHSTERGLTIGLTGRTGDAGLNCLAVTYGGLALLRLLDMLAGAVPNIELHLSHSAPESWVLREEVLAGRIFFDAPSSFVHVPAATLEEVCRFSDPVAYRIAVTDLQRTLDQRRDTSFSEKVRDLLEKDPGHTNISRTAGELSMSPSTLKRRLGEEGTTFRELRQSFLQERAILRLLDRSVSVSEIAAELGYADLTNFTHAFKRWTGRSPRHFRKTRD; this is encoded by the coding sequence GTGAAACTCGACGACTCGGGTATGCCAGCGCTTGCTTTCCTGCAGATGCTGGACAGTGAGGCGCTGGGGCATGACGCAAGCAATGCGCTCCGCAGCCTCATGGTTCGCGAGCACGTCACCGAGTCGATGTTGGTGGGGCGCGACGCGCAGGTCCCCTTGCGGTGGTTCAGGGAGGTATATCCCGATTTCGATTGTGATCAGGGAACCCGTCTGGGTTTCGCGTTCGCTGAACACGCCAAACTGACGTCCTTTGGGGCACTCAGTGTTCCGTTGGTCAGCGCGGGCTCGGTAGCCGAGGTTGTCGAGTTACTTGCTTATCTGCCGGTGATCACAACGGCCCTCAGCCCGTCGTTCCATTCGACTGAACGCGGCCTCACGATCGGGCTCACCGGTCGCACAGGTGACGCCGGCCTGAACTGCCTGGCCGTCACCTACGGTGGGCTGGCGCTGCTGCGTCTGCTCGACATGCTCGCGGGTGCCGTACCGAATATTGAACTGCATCTGAGTCATTCAGCGCCGGAGTCGTGGGTTCTTCGTGAAGAAGTGTTGGCGGGTCGGATCTTCTTCGACGCCCCTAGCTCGTTCGTCCACGTTCCCGCGGCTACGCTCGAGGAGGTCTGTCGATTCTCCGATCCTGTTGCGTATCGGATTGCTGTCACCGATTTGCAGCGAACTCTCGATCAACGACGTGACACGTCGTTCTCCGAAAAAGTAAGGGACCTGCTGGAGAAAGATCCGGGACACACGAACATTAGCCGTACGGCGGGCGAGCTCTCGATGTCCCCGAGCACGTTGAAGCGGCGCCTCGGCGAAGAGGGGACCACCTTTCGCGAATTACGTCAGTCGTTCTTGCAGGAGCGAGCAATTCTGCGACTTCTCGACAGATCGGTGTCTGTAAGCGAGATCGCGGCAGAACTCGGGTACGCGGACCTCACGAACTTCACACATGCCTTCAAACGGTGGACCGGTCGTTCACCGCGCCACTTCAGAAAAACGCGCGACTGA
- a CDS encoding 2Fe-2S iron-sulfur cluster-binding protein, protein MAVVTYVSHDGEKYEAPLTEGQSLMQIAVNNAVPGIDGDCGGEAACGTCHVIVAPEWSDTVGLCGANEEEMLAMNPERQPTSRLSCQMAASKAWDGLTVELPEFQL, encoded by the coding sequence ATGGCAGTCGTCACCTACGTCTCTCATGATGGCGAGAAGTACGAAGCCCCGTTGACCGAGGGGCAGTCCTTGATGCAGATCGCGGTCAACAACGCGGTGCCCGGCATCGACGGCGATTGTGGAGGGGAAGCCGCATGCGGAACGTGCCACGTAATCGTCGCTCCCGAGTGGTCGGACACGGTGGGTCTCTGCGGCGCCAACGAAGAGGAGATGCTCGCGATGAACCCCGAGCGTCAGCCGACGTCGAGGCTGTCGTGCCAGATGGCCGCCTCCAAGGCATGGGATGGCTTGACGGTCGAGCTACCCGAGTTCCAGCTCTGA
- a CDS encoding cytochrome P450, which yields MSIPAAVTAKAQSAVPLELQIRGAHLYDKTRRWVTGANGKKIFTETPIPPVENVDIADIDLSNPFLYRQGRWKSYFERVRTEAPVHYQANSPFGPFWSVTRHADIIAVDKNHEAFSAEPFIIIGRPPRFLDIAMFIAMDPPQHDLQRASVQGVVAPKNLREMEGLIRSRVQEVLDNLPVDQPFNWVQHVSIELTARMLATLLDFPYEQRHKLVEWSDLATSMEQANGGPSDNDRVFRGMVDMAKGLSALWHDKAARTANGEQPGFDLITMLQANEDTKDLIDRPMEFLGNLVLLIVGGNDTTRNSMSGGVLALNQFPDQFEKLKANPDLIPNMVSEIIRWQTPLAYMRRVAKKDIMLNGQFIRKGDKVVMWYASGNRDERVFERPDDLIIDRSNARNHIAFGFGVHRCMGNRLAELQLRILWEELLPRFENIEVVGEPEYVQSNFVRGISKLMVRLTPKPSA from the coding sequence ATGAGTATTCCCGCGGCAGTGACCGCCAAAGCCCAGTCTGCCGTGCCTTTGGAGCTGCAAATCCGCGGCGCACACCTGTACGACAAGACACGCCGGTGGGTAACCGGCGCCAATGGTAAGAAGATCTTCACCGAGACCCCTATTCCCCCGGTCGAGAACGTCGATATCGCCGACATCGATCTCAGCAACCCGTTCCTCTACCGCCAAGGCCGCTGGAAGTCCTACTTCGAACGCGTGCGCACCGAGGCGCCGGTGCATTACCAGGCCAACAGTCCGTTCGGCCCGTTCTGGTCGGTCACCCGCCACGCGGACATCATCGCCGTCGACAAGAACCACGAGGCTTTCTCCGCAGAGCCGTTCATCATCATCGGCAGACCCCCCCGCTTTTTGGACATCGCCATGTTCATCGCGATGGACCCGCCACAACACGACCTGCAGCGAGCTTCCGTCCAAGGGGTTGTCGCGCCGAAGAACCTGCGTGAGATGGAGGGGCTGATCCGCTCGCGTGTCCAGGAAGTGCTGGACAATCTACCGGTGGATCAGCCATTCAATTGGGTGCAGCACGTCTCCATCGAGCTGACAGCGCGCATGCTCGCGACCCTGCTGGACTTCCCGTACGAGCAGCGGCACAAGCTCGTGGAATGGTCGGACCTCGCCACCTCCATGGAGCAAGCCAATGGAGGTCCTTCCGACAACGACAGAGTGTTTCGTGGCATGGTCGACATGGCAAAGGGGCTCAGCGCCCTCTGGCATGACAAGGCGGCCCGTACCGCCAACGGGGAGCAACCGGGCTTCGATCTGATCACGATGCTGCAGGCCAACGAGGACACGAAGGACCTCATCGACCGCCCGATGGAATTCCTCGGCAATTTGGTACTGCTGATCGTCGGGGGAAACGACACGACTCGCAACTCGATGAGCGGAGGGGTTCTCGCCTTGAACCAGTTCCCCGACCAGTTCGAGAAGTTGAAGGCGAACCCTGACCTGATTCCCAACATGGTATCCGAGATCATTCGCTGGCAGACCCCCCTCGCCTACATGCGCCGAGTCGCGAAAAAAGACATCATGCTGAACGGGCAGTTCATCCGCAAGGGCGACAAGGTCGTCATGTGGTACGCCTCGGGCAACCGGGACGAGCGCGTTTTCGAACGGCCCGATGACTTGATCATCGATAGGAGCAACGCCCGCAATCACATCGCATTCGGGTTCGGCGTGCACAGGTGCATGGGAAACCGACTTGCTGAGTTGCAGCTGCGAATCCTGTGGGAGGAATTGCTCCCTCGCTTCGAGAACATCGAGGTGGTCGGCGAACCCGAGTATGTGCAATCGAACTTCGTCCGGGGCATCAGCAAGCTGATGGTTCGCCTCACTCCCAAGCCGAGTGCATGA
- a CDS encoding NAD(P)/FAD-dependent oxidoreductase → MTSERAVIVGASHAGAQLAGNLRREGWSGEVVLIGDEAGLPYHRPPLSKGYLAGKGRLDDLLIRGADFYTKQNIQLTNATVEAINRTAKHVSLNTGDTLAYTKLALCTGARARRLPTPGVDLPGIHYLRTAADVELIRAATASGRRVVIVGGGYIGLETAASLRSLGMAVTVLEATERVLQRVTAPEVSAFFTRIHRGEGVDIRTHALVEAFSGDGRVQQVVLAGGESIPADLVIIGVGVVPNTELASAAGLSVDNGIVIDDQARTSDPDIVAAGDCTSHTMARYGSRIRLESVPSAGEQAKIAAATICGKHSAIAALPWFWSDQYDLKLQIAGLNTGYDEVVFSGDPSRDRDFSCFYFRESELIAADCINRPRDFMSSKRAISQQLRVDRSDLLTGSI, encoded by the coding sequence ATGACATCCGAACGAGCGGTGATCGTCGGTGCCAGCCACGCCGGCGCGCAGCTAGCAGGCAATCTCCGGCGGGAGGGGTGGTCCGGGGAGGTCGTGCTCATCGGCGACGAGGCGGGACTGCCCTACCACCGTCCCCCGCTGTCGAAGGGATACCTGGCCGGCAAGGGCCGCCTTGACGATCTCCTGATTCGCGGCGCGGATTTCTACACCAAGCAGAATATTCAGCTCACGAACGCGACCGTGGAGGCCATCAACCGGACTGCCAAGCACGTCTCTCTGAACACCGGCGACACGCTGGCCTACACCAAGCTCGCCTTATGCACCGGCGCAAGGGCCAGACGACTCCCCACACCAGGGGTGGATCTTCCCGGAATCCACTACCTGCGGACCGCCGCAGACGTCGAGTTGATCCGTGCCGCCACCGCATCAGGTCGGAGGGTCGTGATCGTGGGCGGCGGTTACATCGGCCTGGAAACGGCGGCCTCGCTGCGTTCGCTGGGCATGGCAGTCACTGTGCTCGAGGCAACTGAGCGTGTACTCCAAAGGGTCACCGCGCCGGAGGTTTCCGCATTCTTCACGCGAATCCACCGCGGCGAGGGAGTGGACATCCGGACACACGCTCTCGTCGAAGCCTTCTCCGGTGACGGCAGAGTGCAGCAGGTCGTGCTGGCTGGCGGCGAATCGATTCCCGCCGACCTGGTCATCATCGGCGTCGGTGTGGTGCCAAACACCGAACTCGCCTCGGCCGCAGGATTATCCGTCGACAACGGCATTGTGATCGACGACCAGGCCCGCACCAGCGACCCCGACATCGTGGCGGCTGGCGACTGCACCAGCCACACCATGGCCCGATACGGCTCACGCATTCGCTTGGAGTCCGTACCTAGCGCCGGCGAGCAGGCCAAGATCGCCGCAGCGACCATCTGCGGTAAACACAGCGCAATCGCTGCGCTTCCCTGGTTCTGGTCCGACCAATACGACCTCAAACTCCAGATTGCCGGTCTCAACACCGGGTACGACGAAGTAGTCTTCAGCGGCGACCCGTCGCGTGACCGTGACTTCAGCTGCTTCTACTTCCGCGAGAGCGAACTCATCGCCGCCGACTGCATCAACCGTCCTCGCGATTTCATGTCCAGTAAGCGGGCCATCAGCCAGCAACTTCGGGTTGACCGCTCAGACCTGCTCACCGGCTCGATCTGA
- a CDS encoding TetR/AcrR family transcriptional regulator, with translation MPTEPVRMSFRRHVREQVLRATRELTIEKGWDQVRMSEVAESVGVSRPTLYKEFGDKQGLGDALVVSEGQRFVEGIRAVLAEHVGDVQGGITAAVQFTLCEAEDSPLLKAVLTSSPSGNDGGGSSSTGVLPLLPTSASLLQLCSGALITWFNDHFADLDPDDVGDVADVLVRLTVSHVVLPAADIATTGERISRVALRYLGVVHSL, from the coding sequence ATGCCAACTGAACCGGTGCGGATGTCTTTCCGCCGGCATGTCCGCGAACAGGTTTTGAGGGCGACACGAGAACTCACCATCGAGAAGGGCTGGGATCAGGTCCGGATGAGCGAGGTTGCCGAATCGGTCGGCGTGTCCCGCCCGACGTTGTACAAAGAGTTCGGCGACAAGCAGGGGCTCGGTGACGCGCTTGTGGTGTCAGAGGGTCAGCGCTTTGTGGAAGGCATTCGTGCCGTCCTTGCCGAACATGTGGGCGATGTGCAGGGCGGCATCACCGCAGCGGTGCAGTTCACCCTCTGTGAAGCAGAAGACAGTCCGCTCCTCAAGGCAGTTCTGACGTCCAGCCCCTCGGGGAATGATGGCGGTGGCTCGTCGTCTACTGGGGTCCTTCCTCTTCTGCCGACCTCGGCTTCCCTGCTTCAGCTCTGCTCCGGGGCTCTGATCACGTGGTTTAACGACCACTTCGCCGATCTCGACCCTGACGACGTCGGAGACGTCGCAGATGTTCTGGTGCGACTGACCGTGAGTCATGTTGTACTCCCAGCCGCGGACATCGCCACCACTGGTGAGCGGATCTCCCGCGTAGCACTCAGGTACCTGGGAGTTGTCCACAGTTTGTAA
- a CDS encoding alpha/beta fold hydrolase has product MPAHRAGDSSAPSVERVPTADGLSLAVDLYRCDAPRAVVLLLHGGGQSRHAWDLTAHRLYQRGYTVVAYDARGHGDSDWDPDGRYDMDRLGSDLLAVRTYAGTARPVAAIGASLGGLTILGTHLLAPPELWQAVVLVDVTPRMEMDGARRVVAFMSAHPEGFDSLESAADVIAAYNPHRPRPENLNGLRKVLQRREDGRWVWRWDPAFVTSNFQFLQGDPDEGAEDFDMMSASLLDGARQMSASTLLVRGLLSDMVSEETVKHFLTVVPHAQTVDVSGAGHMIAGDNNDAFSTAVVEFLDRTI; this is encoded by the coding sequence ATGCCTGCACACAGAGCAGGTGATTCGTCGGCCCCTTCCGTCGAACGCGTGCCCACGGCGGATGGGCTGTCGCTGGCGGTCGACCTCTACCGCTGTGATGCGCCGCGGGCGGTCGTGTTGCTCCTTCACGGCGGTGGTCAAAGCCGGCACGCCTGGGATCTGACCGCCCACCGCCTGTACCAGCGGGGTTACACGGTTGTCGCGTACGACGCGAGGGGGCACGGTGACAGCGACTGGGACCCGGACGGACGCTATGACATGGACCGGCTGGGGTCCGACCTGTTGGCCGTGCGCACGTACGCCGGCACCGCCCGCCCAGTTGCCGCGATCGGCGCCTCTCTGGGCGGTTTGACCATTCTCGGCACACACTTACTCGCCCCGCCGGAGCTATGGCAGGCCGTCGTTCTGGTTGACGTCACTCCGCGGATGGAGATGGACGGCGCCCGACGAGTCGTAGCGTTCATGTCGGCACACCCCGAAGGTTTCGACAGCCTAGAGTCGGCCGCTGACGTGATCGCCGCCTACAACCCGCACCGCCCTCGCCCCGAAAACCTCAACGGCCTCCGAAAAGTTCTCCAACGTCGCGAAGACGGTCGCTGGGTCTGGCGATGGGATCCAGCCTTCGTGACGTCGAATTTCCAGTTCCTGCAGGGTGATCCAGACGAAGGCGCTGAAGACTTCGACATGATGAGCGCTTCCCTTCTCGATGGTGCGCGGCAGATGTCCGCGTCAACGCTGCTGGTCCGGGGCCTGCTATCTGACATGGTCTCCGAAGAGACAGTAAAGCATTTCCTCACCGTCGTTCCGCACGCGCAAACCGTTGACGTGTCGGGCGCGGGCCACATGATTGCCGGCGACAACAACGACGCATTCTCGACGGCGGTCGTTGAATTCCTCGACAGGACCATATGA
- a CDS encoding PaaI family thioesterase: protein MQFTTFNEEVAEQLQSAAHTTGGLAGYLGLRHTDFTAGRLVAEMDARDDLKTPFGNLHGGCLSAMVDHCLGVVFYPVIPTGSWVATTEFKLNLLRPVSSGTCVAMAEIISLGRTSGVARIDICNDGRAVCAAQGTVTVVAPKTDS, encoded by the coding sequence GTGCAATTCACCACGTTCAACGAAGAGGTCGCTGAGCAACTGCAGAGCGCAGCACACACCACGGGCGGGCTGGCCGGTTATCTCGGCTTACGTCACACGGACTTCACTGCGGGACGGCTCGTTGCGGAGATGGACGCCCGCGACGACTTGAAGACGCCTTTCGGCAACTTGCATGGGGGCTGCTTGTCGGCCATGGTCGACCACTGCCTCGGAGTGGTATTTTATCCCGTGATTCCAACGGGATCTTGGGTCGCGACGACGGAGTTCAAACTGAATCTGCTTCGTCCGGTCTCCAGCGGCACCTGTGTAGCCATGGCTGAGATTATCTCGCTGGGCAGAACCAGCGGTGTGGCGCGGATCGACATCTGCAACGACGGCAGAGCGGTGTGTGCGGCCCAGGGCACCGTCACCGTCGTCGCACCGAAGACGGACTCCTGA
- a CDS encoding ERCC4 domain-containing protein yields MAELLIAVNPDDDSRLRLLLRVPLAGGDLLFRTSGTWPREKALFAYPVPLDEWPDNPVIVEQVPLRSCRRRGAAIDVIADRSRHNRSQLVFTQARGRDVVFWQSPRTRKQARPNVRTPTARAHGIEELQIVVDSHEQYAYRFTTQQVTTVKRALSCGDYGIVVDGQLVASVERKSLVDLVASLTGGKLRYQVGELAALPRAAVVIEDRYSQLFKLDRVRPAMVADGLAELQIRWPNVPVVFCETRQLAEEYTYRFLAAANAWAITEHTAMQRISPIRVDIAHLDQAPAAPTPSTAEVRAWARSTGLPVPDRGRLRPEIWAAWYDTNSSNRT; encoded by the coding sequence ATGGCGGAGTTGTTGATCGCGGTCAACCCGGACGACGACTCCCGGCTGCGGCTGCTGCTGAGGGTCCCGCTCGCTGGCGGTGATCTGCTGTTCCGCACGTCGGGGACCTGGCCGCGGGAAAAGGCCTTGTTCGCCTACCCGGTACCGCTGGACGAGTGGCCCGACAATCCGGTGATCGTCGAACAAGTGCCGCTTCGGTCGTGTCGTCGGCGCGGCGCGGCGATCGACGTGATCGCCGACCGGTCCCGGCACAACCGCTCCCAGCTCGTGTTCACCCAGGCTCGTGGCCGTGACGTGGTGTTTTGGCAGTCGCCGCGCACCCGCAAGCAGGCGCGCCCGAACGTGCGCACCCCGACCGCCCGCGCCCACGGCATCGAGGAGTTGCAGATCGTCGTCGACAGCCACGAGCAGTACGCCTACCGGTTTACAACCCAGCAGGTCACCACGGTGAAGCGGGCGCTGTCGTGCGGGGACTACGGGATCGTCGTCGATGGTCAGCTTGTCGCCAGCGTGGAGCGCAAGTCGCTGGTCGATCTGGTCGCCAGCCTCACCGGCGGGAAGCTGCGTTACCAGGTCGGCGAGCTGGCCGCGCTCCCGCGTGCGGCGGTGGTGATCGAGGATCGCTACTCGCAGCTGTTCAAGCTTGACCGCGTCCGTCCCGCGATGGTCGCCGACGGGCTCGCCGAGCTCCAGATCCGCTGGCCAAACGTGCCCGTCGTGTTCTGCGAGACCCGCCAGCTCGCCGAGGAATACACCTACCGATTCCTCGCCGCCGCCAACGCCTGGGCGATCACCGAACACACTGCCATGCAACGTATCTCACCGATCAGAGTCGACATCGCCCACCTCGACCAGGCACCCGCGGCGCCGACACCATCCACCGCGGAAGTCCGCGCCTGGGCTCGCAGCACCGGCTTACCGGTACCCGACCGCGGCCGGCTCCGCCCCGAGATCTGGGCTGCTTGGTACGACACCAACTCGTCGAACCGAACCTAG